Genomic window (Bombus pascuorum chromosome 8, iyBomPasc1.1, whole genome shotgun sequence):
aactattttcaataaaaggACAACGATcacaaagaaaatttaacgaagcaaaatatatttaagtacTGCAACGTAAAACAAGGACAGTTGAATAAACGAAACCAATTCAcctgtacaataaaatttctttggaaGTCGGTGAACAGTATGTTTCGATTCGACCGGCACCGGTTACCTGTACACAACTTAATGGCGGTGCGTAGACGTACGGAGCGAGGGACGTGATTTGAATTCGAATTAGCGATCGGCGCGGCGCTTGCGATGCACTCTCATTCGCTCGAAAGACCGAAGCCCCGATTGCTGGGAGGCTCCGTGTTCCATCGAGTTTACCGTTTCCAGCGAACATACATTCGATTCGCTTGCATTGTAACCGTAAGCGCAATCGTTCGCGCAAATTGATCCGCGTACGAGATAAATATCAATCGACGCATGGCAGCCGGTGGAAATGCAAACGTTCAAGAGCCTGTCTCGTAAACATGTTAATAGCGAACGTTTTATGATGACAAAACCGCGAATTTGTAGAAGACACAGCTgttatagaattttctttgttttagtACTGAATCATCTAGTTTCGCCTGAAGGTCCAAGAACAGGTGCTGTTTTTAATAGCTAGAGAATAGCAAGAAATTATGGGGTATTtgcgaagagaagaaaaagtatatagcgtttgGTTACGAAGATTAATGCTACAcggaattacaaattaaagtACAAAACTTATCAAACCCTTTGACTCaatgaaatcataaaaaatatatataagacaattttatttatatattctatagaAGTGTAATGTCCAATTCTAagtctataaaatttctatgagaaattacGAATTGGTTCTTTTGACCAGATCGATCTAAAGATTAACAAAttctctcatttttttttttttttttagtggggatattgaggggttttttattttattttggttattttacaatttgtccttgtggacatttggtaaagtgttatatcttgttggtgaagaaaaaaaaataaaataaaaaataaatatagctacccccagcggggtgccattcTCTcatttttgaacatttttcgTCTTCCTAATAACGAAACAAAGAATTTGTCacatatgataaaatataattacttcGTACATTCGAATGGTTTCGATTCTTCCCAAATTTAGGGCAAATGTAACTACTGTTCTAAGACGTTTCTGTACGAGCGTACGATCTATCTAACATTAGAGTAACGCACttagaacaattattttatgtcGAAATCGATATTGATTATACATAACTATGCTGGAATGTGattgtatttcattatataagaGTATTGGAAAGGGAATGAATAAGATGGTAGTTAATTTGAACCGATTGATGTGAGTTATGTTAATTCCTTGGAAGGTGTGCTGTGCTAAATAACTTGTGCTGTTCATAAAATAGGTTATACGATAgatagtataacgtataatgattaAGTCTCTTAATACTGACGTCATGTAATATCGTACAACACTAATTAAACAATTCTGTGTAGACTAATTTGTAATCaaatgaaataacaattaGACATCGTAAATTAAAGCGAAATTGGTGTTTCCTTTAATATGAAGATACGATTCAAAGCACAAGCTTCTTGTACACTTACaacgtacaattttattcaaaatactgtttttatatacatagatattatgtaaaaaagataaaatgttcctgaaaatgattaattctatgtatttgcacaaatttaaataattaaaaacatcaTTATGTTCGAAATAAAGCACGTGGTCcaattatcattaatttctctcctatatcatttaaaaatcgCACATAACCATTTAAAGAGCATTACAAAAGTTCTAAACGGAATAAGCTTTGCAAAAAGTTTCAGTATATTTTCCTATCGGCAATCTCCTAATTTAGAGAAATCGCGGAAAGTAGCATTTCGTATAGTAGTTTTCACCCGAATTTCATTTCGAGGAAGTTAATGCCCGAGACGAAGAAACTTCTAACGCCTGATTCTAACAAGCGCGACGGTCGCTCGCCGGGTAATAGAACCGCAATCGCGCGAGTAAATTGAGTCACGTAGAGGATAAGAGAGAACTAGTATTATATGGAGTCGATAGCGTGACGCGGTAACGAAGTGTCTCCTTTTTCCGATTTACCCTGCCTTCGAAAATTTTAACCTCTTCGAGGCCAATATCTCGGTTTCCCCTGGAGCTGATGCCGCGCGCCGCGCCGCAACGATAGTCGAATGTCATTGCTGCAATCAATTCGTATCGTTTTACAGCATACAATCTCGATACCGCAAAAAGGAAAGTCGACCTTTTCGTACGAGTGACCGTACTCTCGAGGAATTTTTCTGCACGCGCGAATGCATCCAACCGATTCGAAAGCGAATTTATCGTCCACGTTTTGCTCGCTTCTTTAAGATTTAACATCaagatttaacaaatatacgtgacagaattattttgttttccaCGTAGATTTATTTCTCAGATAAGGAATTATCCACGCACGTGTTACAAGGATAtgtaaattgtacaaaacgaAGTTACGTTATTTCTCGATTAATGTAATGCTAATTATAAAACTTCATTgctttattttcatatctagcatgaaatatatatttgattgaCAGTATGATTCATGAGTTTCTATTGCaaacgtattaatttaaattgaagtTCACATGTTGCACACTATCTAGATTATCCTGTTAGTCATAAAGAGATctaataacattataatacACGGTATGTCATTATAATGCAACTTTGGTTCCATGAAGACTAAACCGCGACACACTCATAACACAAGCACTTGTGCGTTGTTGTAGAACGTGCACGGCATTTGTTCCGAACAATAAGTTGAACAGCACTAAAAATCCGATCCGCGTGGTCCCTGCATTCCAATGAATCATCAAAGAGATTATATGCAAACGATGTTTAAAATAGTCGATGTTCAATGCACGGATCaaattataacaattcaaAAGAATACAGTGGTACTTTTAACCTGTTAACCGAGACATTTCTCAGAGATTTTTATAAtcatgaaattaaaagttaatatagTACGTAAAGTcaaatcaatttcaaatagGTCGATTTCAATTCTAATACGAATACAATagaatatatctatatagtataattttttttatataatatatcaagctaattcgtttgttttttctaattaagaGGATGATCAGATACTTTGATTATTTCGATAAGGCACTATACTCTTACGCTATTCTGTGCGtggtacgtatatatatatcgtctTATTGTACTTTCTTATTCTACTGATTGGTCAAACCATatacaagcttggtataaacaCGAATTCAAGAGCTCGTTGCAAACGTCTTTTTATCGTATAGCGTAGTAAAACCGTTGTAGTTACATATGTGCAATAAAATCTTGtaacatatatgtatcataACACGCAACATTGGTTATTGATGACCAAGGAACTTTCCATTCAGGCTACTAATGTTACCTAcatgtataaaaagaataacgACATGGATAGTCAGTGGTACTAGCTTGATGCGTGTAAAATATCGTTcctttttataaatgaaacttCAACCATACGTAGTTCCTTGGGGACAATTTGCGTATTTTTAGTCAAAATCATTTTTACGTGATTATGCGACGAGGCTATAGGTCAAAGTTGCATGACGAGGGTGCGTAAGGAAACTCTGTTCCATTTTGTCCTCGCAACTTCGTATCAAAGGATTTGCCGCTTTATTCCAGAATTTACAACTGAATTTCGACctatttaaattatcgatcAATCGTAATATCTTCATCTATGTGTAATTGGTACCAAATGagttaatttataaaagaggatgaaatttcaatttctggAACCTACCTTGTAATTATGATTTGGGTTGTTTGAGTTTTCTATGCCGTTTTTTCCACCTTTGTTTCAACGTTTGTAATTTCCGTAAACCTCGAATGCTGAAACTTCGTACCAGGTCTAACAAATGTCTCGACAACCATCTAACAACTCACGTTTATAGAGTAGACAAGTAATTCGTGTTACAAATGGAGTGTTTTAAAATAAGTCGAAATCGCGCAATAACTTTTTGTTGCACGAAACTGTATTTTCCAGAACTACCCAGTCTCTGTGCGCGACAGGTCACATTTGCCACGAATATTCCCGTACCTATTAGTCGGTCCTTGCAACTTTGTATCCgttctataattaaaaagtctCTCACAGGTGTTCACGTGTCGAATTAATTTCGtgtaaaatgtttgaaaaggaattttattttacgacaAATTTCCTTTGCGGCAGCTTAATAGGAGGTACGTCGTAAAAAGTTCTGCGAAGGACTAAATAGAGTGCGGTCGGGGCTACtttaggaaatatttaaaagtttgtAGTTAGTTGATCGATATGCCCATTTACCTTCTTTGAGAAAGTTCAGGATGCTTTATGAAGTAGAAGGCAACAGGGTAGTCTTAGGATCAACCTAGGTCTTCTCTTGATCATTAGAGCGATCAAATTACTCTAGCAATAAGTGtctatcaattatatatactatatacagaTAGATTCTTTGGTCTGAAAGATATATCCGGTCTCACCTTTACCTACAAATTTGTCTTTCCTACGATTCTTCCAGGATGTTACagcaattataatttaaataggaacgtaaaaagtaatttttattttcaacgttTACTTACGATCTCagataatagtaataaaagtACGATGTTAGATGCACATGCACCGGATTGACCTCCAAATTATTTCTCcgaaaaatgaaactttgCGTGAAATCCAAGAGTACATGcatataaaaggaaatttaGCCGCGATGAGAAGAATCTGGTAACGTAATGTTAGCTGTGAACCAATAATACCACGAACTTGAAGATCGGTGGGTTCAAGTCGGAACATCCACACTCTTTACCCGTCCAAAGAAACTTACCCTCCTGCAAAGTCTAAACAAAGCTTATAACTTGTGATTCCTTTGAGGAACAAACAATTCTTATAATCGAAGTTCCGATAGCACAATAGCACGTCGATTCTCCCAATTCCTTTTCAATCGTGCTGAGACGTTGTCAGTGTAAACATGTTTGCTTGGCTGATGACGGTGCTGGAACGTCGCGGCGCGAAATACGTTGGGTCACGTTCCTCCGCATAGAAGACACTGCGTCGGGTCGTGCAAAGTGTACTCGAGAACGGCGAGGAGCGGCCATTTTGGACGAAATACGCTGGCGTATTTCTCAGGGTGCCGTGGATGGAACGCGGCTGTGAACGCGGCTGTGTGCGCAGCTGTGCGCGCGCTTGTGTGCGCGCAAACGGCGGGTCGATCACTTCCACGGTCGTGTGGCCTCTTCCCAGCAGCCATTAAACGGTTTCAAGTGCTTCGAGCACGTTCCGCGCAGCGCGTTGCGCCAGTATGTACGCGAACAGGCAGCTCCGCGCAACTAGTGTATTCCTACCGATGTTTTAGAGGAAGTACCGATTTTCTAGTGTATTTCATTGTGTTCACGCCTTTCATCTTCCTATCGTTCATCTTACAATCCTTATTCGTCGATTTGTATCACTCATTAATGAAAGTTTGCCATTGAGGAGCAATTATGGATTGGTCGAAAGATATGGGGCTCTCGCTGGTGAACTTATACAAGATGAAGGAGGTTCTATGGAACCCGATGAGCTCTGAATACCATCAAAAAACTAGACGACACGATGCTTGGCAAGAAATCGCTGATGAACTCTCCTTGATTATTAAGAAACCGGTGTCTGCATTGGAATGCAAGAGAAAGATGGATACCATTCTTTCCTCGTTTAGAAGAGAGAGGGTGAAAGTAAGGAGGAGTCTGAAGAGGGCTAAGGGAGGTATGTTGGATGAATTTAATCATTGGAAGAAGGGGATTCTCGAGACTCTAGATACGAAAATTGGGTTCTTTGCGATTCAAGTCCACGTTCTATTTGTTTCTTGACCAATTTCCTAGACGCCCTAGGCTAATATTTAGGTCCTGCTCTTCTGTTTTAACCTCTCGGGAGTTATGGTTTATCATCGAATGTGTACATCACAGTGGCACGAATTCTTCGTACTAGCGTAGAAGcgattatataataatatttctttgtcaATATCAATACTTTAGCATCTTGAGCATTGAACTTATTATTGCACAGAAGATAACTTTTAAAGAGTATGTTAGTATGATTAAACATCTCAAGGACCAATACAGTAAGGTCTCATAAGTCAACATATTCAACGTAAACATGTACATTGAGACATAACAGTTTTCATTATAGTCGTTTCGATTATAACCGTTATTTCCATTATGAATGAACTTCGGTTCTGAAAGGTACATATACGACATGATGGGTTAAGAATATTTCTAGTTCGTGATCCCTTGAATGAAATGAGATGAAATAAGCTGTTATTCTATGAATCTGTAAGACCTTTTcgtccaatttttttttctcgcctttacaaagaaagaaacatagAGAATGTGTTTCTAGTGCTATAACAATTTCGTAGAAGCAGGCATTTCGACAGAATCGATTTCGATGGAAGACGTGCACGAAGGCAAGCAGCGAAAATTCGTTGTCGAAAACAACGTGAAAGAAACGTAGACGAGTCCGAAAGAACTTGTTTTCGACACAGATAGTGAAGTCATTGTtagtaatagtttattttgtaattctcTATCTAGATCCTACCAAACCTACGGGATCCACATGGTTCTTTTATAATTCGTTAACTTTTCTTATCGAAAAAGATGTTCTCCGTTCCAAATCTGTAAGTATTTCAAGacgtaattctttttaaaaaaagtcgCTTGAAATCTTTCACGATCGAATCAAATCTCGAAATTATCAACAGGTAAACGAAAAATTTAACGATTTGATGAATAATTTGTAGGTTAACGCGAATCGTGACGCACATTCTCCCCCACCTGGCAAAAGAAACAAATCAGAGAACGATAAGGAGGAAACACCAAGGGAGGACGAGTGTTATAGCTACGGAATGTTCGTAACGAATAAATTGAAACTCTATTCGCTTCATACTCGAAGCGAAGTTCAGCACGCCATAAGTGATATTCTTTTTAACGCTGACATGGGTTATTACAATCGGTCTCATTCAGTTTCGACGAACACGCAGACTGAATCTAACGTACTTGAGTACATTTTGTTAGAACATAACGAAAGCGTTCCGCAAGAAATCGAATTTAAGAACGCAGAAATCGAATTTAAGAACGCAGAAATCGAATTTAAGAACGAAGAAATCGAATTTAAGAACGCAGAAATCGAATTTAAGAACGAAGAAATCAGTGATCTGGACAACGAgagcgaaatatttaattaaattcagcATAGAATTGTTAATAGCGACGATGAATCGTACTGTGGTCGTTGcaacgatataattttactcGTTTTAAGCTTCGGTTGattatttcgttttgtttATCAAATGGTTGATTGAAATTGCGAGCAAGCTTATTTTATACAAGGAAAAACGAACGCGTgtagaaattttgaaagtgCAAATAgaagttaatttaaaatagttATTGGCTTTCTATAGGAATTAATTGGATATTGCTAATGAACCTATTgtacatgtaatatattatacatatcatattatatttatgaatatttctaCACAGAGTATACCAAATAATTGATAttg
Coding sequences:
- the LOC132909637 gene encoding uncharacterized protein LOC132909637, which gives rise to MDWSKDMGLSLVNLYKMKEVLWNPMSSEYHQKTRRHDAWQEIADELSLIIKKPVSALECKRKMDTILSSFRRERVKVRRSLKRAKGDPTKPTGSTWFFYNSLTFLIEKDVLRSKSVNANRDAHSPPPGKRNKSENDKEETPREDECYSYGMFVTNKLKLYSLHTRSEVQHAISDILFNADMGYYNRSHSVSTNTQTESNVLEYILLEHNESVPQEIEFKNAEIEFKNAEIEFKNEEIEFKNAEIEFKNEEISDLDNESEIFN